In a single window of the Eshraghiella crossota genome:
- a CDS encoding GntR family transcriptional regulator: protein MRLEFEKNGYESISLRDSVYLTIREAILNGKYPPNKRLREIPLAEELGVSRTPVREAIKRLAEEHLVVIMPKCGAKVADYSDKDVADALAVRLVIENMAVKLAARYMTKDQVIELRDINSEMEDALKDKALAKITEADKRFHSSICAGANNQVLQKTMAMLDAEVLRYRVDYIKGIEDYMQLIKEHKELIDAIDARDEEKAEELMSRHIENQKKKVLEALESEKE from the coding sequence ATGAGATTGGAATTTGAGAAAAACGGTTATGAAAGTATATCACTAAGGGATTCGGTATATCTTACAATTAGAGAAGCAATCCTTAACGGAAAATATCCTCCCAATAAAAGGTTAAGGGAGATACCGTTAGCGGAAGAACTGGGTGTCAGCAGAACTCCGGTAAGAGAGGCAATCAAGAGGCTTGCTGAAGAGCATCTTGTTGTTATAATGCCAAAGTGCGGTGCCAAAGTGGCTGATTATTCGGACAAGGATGTGGCTGACGCTCTGGCGGTACGTCTTGTTATAGAAAATATGGCTGTAAAACTTGCGGCAAGATATATGACAAAAGACCAGGTTATCGAATTAAGAGACATTAACAGCGAAATGGAAGATGCACTGAAGGACAAGGCATTAGCCAAAATAACAGAGGCAGATAAGAGATTTCACAGCAGTATATGTGCGGGAGCCAATAATCAGGTGCTTCAGAAAACAATGGCTATGCTTGATGCGGAAGTTCTCAGGTACAGAGTTGACTACATCAAGGGAATAGAAGATTATATGCAGTTAATTAAGGAGCATAAGGAACTGATTGACGCAATAGATGCAAGAGATGAGGAAAAAGCAGAAGAACTTATGAGCAGACATATCGAGAACCAGAAGAAAAAAGTTCTTGAAGCTCTTGAGTCTGAAAAAGAATAA
- a CDS encoding D-alanine--D-alanine ligase family protein produces the protein MKKIKVAVLFGGQSSEHDISCISAATVIESIDREKYDVITVGITKDGRWIKTDNVEDIKSGKWREGKVTMILSPDRIHKGFVEIEDGKAEVTEVDVVFPVLHGLYGEDGTIQGILELAGIPYVGCGVVASAVSMDKLFTKKIVDGLKDVRQAKYVPVRRYELKEMDKVLDGIEERLPYPVFVKPSNAGSSKGVSKAGDRAGLEKALRLAAEHDEKILVEETIVGREIECAVLGTSDVKASGVGEILAADSAAFYDFDAKYNNAESKTVINPELPDGKTDEVRNDAVRIFKAVDGFGLSRVDFFIENGTNDVVFNEINTMPGFTSISMYPMLWADRGIEKKELVDELINEAFTRHKI, from the coding sequence ATGAAAAAGATTAAAGTGGCAGTTTTATTCGGAGGACAGTCATCAGAGCATGATATATCATGTATATCTGCGGCTACTGTGATTGAAAGCATAGACAGGGAAAAATATGACGTAATAACAGTAGGCATTACCAAAGACGGCAGATGGATTAAGACCGACAATGTGGAGGATATTAAAAGCGGAAAATGGAGAGAGGGAAAGGTAACAATGATACTTTCTCCTGACAGAATACATAAGGGATTTGTTGAAATTGAAGACGGCAAGGCAGAGGTTACGGAAGTGGATGTTGTATTTCCTGTACTTCACGGCTTATACGGAGAGGACGGTACAATCCAGGGAATACTTGAACTTGCGGGAATACCATACGTCGGATGCGGTGTGGTTGCCTCAGCAGTATCCATGGATAAACTTTTTACCAAAAAGATTGTTGACGGTCTTAAGGATGTAAGACAGGCAAAATATGTTCCTGTAAGAAGATATGAATTAAAGGAAATGGATAAGGTTCTTGACGGAATAGAGGAAAGGCTTCCATATCCTGTATTTGTAAAGCCAAGCAATGCCGGCTCTTCTAAGGGCGTTTCCAAAGCAGGAGACAGGGCAGGACTTGAGAAAGCATTAAGACTTGCGGCAGAACATGATGAAAAGATTCTTGTGGAAGAGACTATCGTAGGACGTGAAATAGAATGTGCGGTTCTCGGAACATCGGATGTAAAGGCTTCCGGAGTAGGAGAAATTCTTGCAGCGGATTCAGCAGCTTTTTATGATTTTGATGCAAAATATAACAATGCAGAATCTAAGACAGTTATAAATCCTGAATTACCTGACGGCAAAACAGATGAGGTAAGGAACGATGCGGTCAGAATATTTAAGGCAGTAGACGGCTTCGGACTTTCAAGAGTTGATTTCTTTATTGAGAATGGAACTAACGATGTGGTATTTAACGAAATCAATACAATGCCGGGATTTACCTCAATCAGCATGTACCCAATGCTTTGGGCAGACAGAGGAATAGAGAAAAAAGAGCTTGTTGATGAACTCATAAATGAGGCATTCACAAGACATAAGATATAG
- a CDS encoding DUF1934 domain-containing protein — protein sequence MTNKVRVRIEGLHTVVMDVESDNVELITFGKYAKKGGKHYIKYDELDENSEKVVKNLLKISENEVELVSRGSKSSHMYFAKGKKNYSFYRTPFGEMNVAVDTYSMDFREEEDYLEVTLEYGLEVNREHVSECAVKICIEAVEE from the coding sequence ATGACTAATAAAGTAAGAGTGAGAATTGAAGGACTTCACACCGTAGTAATGGATGTGGAGTCCGACAACGTGGAATTAATAACCTTTGGCAAGTATGCCAAAAAGGGCGGAAAACATTACATAAAATACGATGAGTTAGATGAAAATTCAGAGAAGGTAGTTAAGAACCTTTTAAAGATATCCGAGAACGAGGTAGAACTTGTATCAAGAGGCAGCAAATCCTCCCATATGTATTTTGCAAAGGGCAAGAAAAATTACAGTTTTTACAGAACTCCGTTTGGGGAAATGAATGTTGCGGTGGATACCTACTCAATGGATTTCAGAGAAGAAGAGGATTACCTTGAGGTAACCTTGGAGTACGGACTTGAAGTAAACAGAGAGCATGTATCGGAGTGTGCCGTGAAGATATGTATTGAAGCGGTAGAAGAATAG
- a CDS encoding lysophospholipid acyltransferase family protein — MIRIILVAIFLLLYSIISLILYPAVWLIGKFNKKAKDKSSLFIVKNSFKVVRFLSGTKTTVIGYDRIPKDEPVLFVGNHKSYFDIVISYSLMPGLTGFVAKKELKKVPVISWWMRNLYCLFLDRNDTREGLKTILEGIDYIKKGISIVIFPEGTTSHTLDLLPFKEGSFKFAEKTGCKIIPMVQNNTRACFENQFPRIKKAHTIIEFGEPIDIKSLPKEERKFIGNYVRDIINEIQLKNEELV, encoded by the coding sequence ATGATCAGAATAATATTGGTGGCAATTTTTTTACTTTTATATTCAATAATCAGCCTTATTTTATACCCTGCTGTATGGCTGATTGGTAAATTCAATAAAAAAGCCAAGGACAAAAGTTCTCTTTTCATCGTAAAGAACTCTTTTAAGGTCGTAAGATTCCTTTCCGGAACCAAAACAACCGTTATTGGCTATGACAGAATTCCAAAGGATGAGCCTGTTCTTTTTGTGGGTAACCACAAAAGCTACTTTGATATTGTAATTTCATACTCCCTTATGCCGGGATTAACGGGCTTTGTTGCAAAAAAAGAACTTAAGAAAGTACCTGTAATAAGCTGGTGGATGCGTAATCTGTACTGTCTCTTTCTTGACAGAAATGATACAAGGGAAGGTCTTAAAACAATCCTTGAGGGAATCGATTATATTAAAAAAGGAATATCAATCGTTATTTTCCCGGAAGGAACCACGAGCCATACCCTGGACCTGCTCCCATTTAAGGAAGGAAGTTTCAAATTTGCCGAAAAGACCGGATGTAAAATCATTCCCATGGTCCAGAATAATACAAGAGCCTGTTTTGAAAATCAGTTTCCGAGAATCAAAAAAGCACATACCATTATCGAATTCGGCGAACCTATTGACATTAAATCCCTTCCAAAAGAGGAAAGAAAATTTATTGGTAACTATGTAAGAGACATAATTAACGAAATCCAATTAAAAAATGAAGAACTGGTTTAA
- a CDS encoding protease complex subunit PrcB family protein — protein MKKLVFIFALLVMVFTGCSGKSAKNEDRTDMDFTVVPREDMPDEIKGIIEEKQSGEFTMSYGMDGYLYIMRGYGTMPTGGYSIRVDSLAETSDEIFFHTTLVGPQASEPVNKMKTCPYIVVKIEYTDKKIVFE, from the coding sequence ATGAAAAAATTAGTATTTATTTTTGCCCTGCTTGTAATGGTTTTTACAGGCTGTTCAGGCAAATCCGCAAAGAATGAAGACAGGACGGATATGGATTTTACCGTTGTTCCGAGAGAAGATATGCCGGATGAAATCAAAGGCATAATTGAAGAAAAACAGTCCGGAGAATTTACCATGTCTTATGGCATGGACGGATATCTGTATATAATGCGGGGATATGGCACCATGCCCACAGGAGGATACAGTATAAGGGTAGACAGTCTTGCGGAAACGTCGGATGAGATTTTTTTCCATACTACATTGGTGGGACCGCAGGCATCGGAGCCTGTCAATAAAATGAAGACCTGCCCTTACATAGTTGTCAAAATAGAATATACTGACAAAAAAATTGTGTTTGAATAA
- the spoIIR gene encoding stage II sporulation protein R — MGKKIIIIPIVFLIAVLGIRTYNKIEEYKIQKEISSKIIRFHVRANSDSEEDQKLKLKVRDEVMAYLDERLPKSGSVKDAKAVLNDNIEEIGQIALATIHKEGYNYSVSVYFEKSYFPIKTYGDMVFPAGKYEAFRIDIGDSEGKNWWCVLFPPLCFVDSTYAVVPEDTKDEFRNVLSNEAYFAITMSEPDNNYVIRFKYLTFLNKLLD; from the coding sequence ATGGGTAAAAAAATTATAATAATTCCGATAGTTTTCCTGATAGCTGTTCTGGGAATCCGTACATATAATAAAATTGAAGAATATAAAATACAAAAAGAAATCAGCAGTAAAATAATAAGATTTCATGTGCGTGCCAACAGTGACAGTGAGGAGGACCAGAAACTGAAACTGAAAGTCAGGGATGAAGTTATGGCATATCTTGATGAACGTCTTCCAAAGAGCGGTTCCGTAAAGGATGCCAAAGCGGTTCTGAATGACAACATTGAAGAAATTGGGCAGATAGCACTTGCAACAATTCATAAAGAGGGGTATAACTATTCAGTCAGTGTGTATTTTGAAAAAAGTTATTTCCCTATTAAGACATACGGAGATATGGTTTTTCCGGCGGGAAAATATGAAGCGTTCAGAATAGATATCGGAGACAGTGAAGGAAAAAACTGGTGGTGTGTTTTGTTTCCACCTCTTTGTTTTGTGGATTCTACTTATGCGGTAGTTCCGGAAGATACAAAAGATGAGTTCAGAAATGTATTATCTAATGAGGCTTATTTTGCCATTACAATGTCTGAACCTGATAATAATTATGTGATAAGGTTCAAATATCTGACATTTTTAAATAAGCTGTTAGATTGA
- the ispE gene encoding 4-(cytidine 5'-diphospho)-2-C-methyl-D-erythritol kinase, with translation MNSISLKAYAKINLGLDVLGTLPDGYHEVKMVMQSISLYDKVNIKKNDSGTINVKTNLSYLPVNGDNLVYKAAYIMKEKYNIQDGFDIDLFKFIPVAAGMAGGSTDAAAVFKGINIMYNLNATEEELKKLGVTIGADIPYCIMGGTALACGIGEKLTRLPGCPKCYFVIGKPYVNVSTKYVYENLVLDESTVHPDTDAIIDAISHANVAGIADNLCNVLETVTVAKYPQIGEIKKVMIEKGALNSLMSGSGPTVFGIFTDYEKAKECNDYLRKSRLVKSAYVAEPVSARMCKGR, from the coding sequence ATGAATAGCATAAGTCTTAAAGCATACGCTAAAATTAATCTTGGTCTTGATGTCCTTGGAACGCTTCCTGACGGATATCATGAAGTTAAAATGGTAATGCAGAGCATAAGCCTGTATGATAAGGTTAATATTAAGAAAAATGACTCAGGCACAATCAATGTCAAAACCAATCTTTCATATCTTCCTGTCAACGGAGATAATCTGGTATATAAGGCAGCATACATTATGAAAGAAAAGTATAATATACAGGATGGTTTTGATATAGATTTGTTTAAGTTTATTCCTGTTGCGGCGGGCATGGCAGGCGGCAGTACGGATGCAGCAGCCGTGTTTAAAGGAATTAACATCATGTATAATCTTAATGCAACGGAAGAGGAACTTAAGAAGCTTGGGGTCACGATAGGAGCTGACATACCATACTGCATTATGGGAGGAACAGCGCTTGCGTGCGGAATCGGCGAGAAGCTTACGAGACTTCCGGGATGTCCGAAGTGTTATTTTGTAATCGGAAAGCCGTATGTGAATGTGTCTACAAAATATGTGTATGAGAACCTTGTGTTGGATGAATCCACGGTACATCCCGATACGGATGCGATAATAGATGCCATATCACATGCCAATGTGGCAGGAATTGCGGACAATTTATGTAACGTGCTGGAAACGGTTACCGTGGCTAAATATCCGCAGATTGGTGAGATTAAGAAAGTCATGATTGAAAAAGGAGCGCTTAATTCACTTATGAGCGGTAGCGGTCCTACGGTATTCGGAATATTTACCGATTACGAAAAGGCAAAAGAATGCAATGATTATTTGAGAAAAAGCAGACTGGTCAAGAGTGCTTATGTAGCAGAACCGGTTTCAGCAAGGATGTGTAAGGGACGATGA
- a CDS encoding DUF3794 and LysM peptidoglycan-binding domain-containing protein gives MELIKDNLHMNKSKGKMVFSATVDEDFTIPEGKPGMDYKIKDMGEVCIEKVRPMEDRVSIGMCLYFGLLYNSGGNCQSYYGKANFEETAAMAGVTGQDIVRCKANLMDMKISVISSHKISVRAVVLVTVSAEEIYDREVIKKIEMDNVRDERLEVRMMKLIANRKDTFRIRESVNINQGMSNIGEIIWQELRVKDLCFTPADGRIDVKGNLSFFVIYQGENGGELNYYDNVVPFSGSLDISNGRQEDVYDINIVSCEKSLISRNDGNGETRIFDGEIIMSLDICGYRNEDVSLLTDIYAPGYEITPKTEKLEYERLVENKVVDIDINERIKNEDGGKIIYTCGDVIVDEIIQKDNKIDIEGTISVQIMMEDKEAMPPITVSHHDIPFSYQAGMDKYEKDSELCGKVNNISLYSKRISDKEISVNGTIKMEIMAKSTTTTPVVINADVEKVPKEKLKNIPGITGYIVKEGDTLWNIAKRFYTTADSIMEANNLENDMIYPGMKLIILKLYCF, from the coding sequence ATGGAATTGATTAAAGATAACTTACATATGAACAAAAGTAAGGGGAAAATGGTATTTTCGGCGACTGTAGACGAAGACTTTACAATCCCTGAGGGTAAGCCCGGCATGGATTATAAAATCAAAGATATGGGAGAGGTGTGTATAGAAAAGGTAAGACCTATGGAAGACAGGGTCAGTATCGGGATGTGTCTGTATTTTGGACTGCTTTATAACAGTGGCGGAAACTGCCAGTCATATTACGGCAAAGCTAATTTTGAAGAGACGGCGGCAATGGCCGGTGTCACGGGTCAGGATATTGTGAGATGCAAAGCTAATCTGATGGATATGAAAATATCCGTGATAAGTTCCCATAAAATCAGCGTCAGGGCAGTAGTCCTTGTCACCGTATCGGCAGAAGAGATATATGACAGGGAAGTAATTAAAAAGATTGAAATGGATAATGTGAGGGATGAGCGGCTTGAAGTCAGGATGATGAAGCTTATCGCCAACAGAAAAGATACTTTTCGTATAAGGGAATCCGTTAATATTAATCAGGGAATGTCAAATATAGGCGAAATAATATGGCAGGAACTGAGGGTAAAAGATTTGTGCTTCACGCCGGCTGACGGCAGGATAGACGTAAAAGGCAATCTGAGCTTTTTCGTGATATATCAGGGCGAAAACGGCGGGGAATTGAATTACTATGACAATGTGGTTCCCTTTAGCGGAAGCCTTGATATAAGCAACGGCAGACAGGAGGATGTATACGATATCAACATAGTTTCCTGCGAAAAGAGCCTTATATCCCGCAATGACGGAAACGGAGAAACAAGAATTTTTGATGGTGAAATTATCATGAGCCTTGATATATGCGGATACAGGAATGAAGATGTAAGTCTCCTGACCGACATATATGCACCCGGATATGAGATTACCCCCAAGACGGAGAAACTGGAATACGAAAGACTTGTAGAAAACAAAGTCGTAGACATAGATATAAATGAAAGAATTAAAAACGAAGACGGCGGGAAGATAATCTATACCTGCGGTGATGTCATTGTAGATGAAATAATACAAAAAGATAATAAAATTGATATTGAGGGTACGATATCGGTTCAGATAATGATGGAGGATAAAGAAGCAATGCCTCCAATCACCGTAAGCCACCATGATATCCCCTTCAGTTATCAGGCCGGTATGGATAAATATGAAAAGGACAGTGAACTTTGTGGAAAAGTGAATAACATATCATTGTACTCCAAAAGGATATCCGATAAGGAAATTTCCGTAAACGGCACAATTAAAATGGAAATCATGGCAAAAAGCACAACAACCACACCGGTGGTAATTAATGCAGATGTGGAAAAGGTTCCGAAAGAAAAATTGAAAAATATCCCCGGCATAACAGGGTATATAGTAAAAGAGGGAGATACTCTGTGGAACATCGCAAAACGTTTTTATACCACTGCAGACAGCATTATGGAAGCCAATAATCTTGAAAATGACATGATTTATCCGGGAATGAAATTAATAATTCTTAAATTGTATTGCTTTTAA
- the ileS gene encoding isoleucine--tRNA ligase codes for MYEKVSTDLNLVQREKQVEKFWKDHDIFKKSMKLREGCPTYTFYDGPPTANGKPHIGHVLTRVIKDMIPRYRTMKGYMVPRKAGWDTHGLPVELEVEKMLGLDGKEQIEKYGLEPFIEHCKESVWKYKGMWEDFSGTVGFWADMDNPYVTYHNDFIESEWWALKEIWNKKLLYKGFKIVPYCPRCGTPLSSHEVAQGYKAVKERSAVVRFKVVGEDAYFLAWTTTPWTLPSNVALCVNPDETYCKVKAADGRTYYMAEALLDKVLSGIEREEGTPAYEVLETYKGKDLEYKEYEPLYACAGEAAAKQHKKGHFVTCDTYVTMSDGTGIVHIAPAFGEDDAKVGRKYDLPFVQFVNGKGELTEETPYAGLFVKKADPEVLKDLDAEGKLFDAPKFEHDYPFCWRCDTPLIYYARESWFIKMTAVKDDLIRNNNTINWIPETIGTGRFGAWLENVQDWGISRNRYWGTPLNIWQCDKCGKMHSIGSIAELKELSDNCPDDIELHRPYIDAVTFPCECGGTMKRVPEVIDCWFDSGAMPFAQHHYPFENKDLFEAQFPADFISEAVDQTRGWFYSLLAESTLLFNKAPYRNVIVLGHVQDENGQKMSKSKGNAVDPFDALQTHGADAIRWYFYSNSAPWLPNRFYDKAVTEGQRKFLGTIWNTYAFFVLYANIDNFDATKYKLEYDKLSVMDKWILSKVNSLVKSVDAYLNDYKIPETTRVLEEFVDDLSNWYVRRSRERFWAKGMEQDKINAYMTLYTSLVTLCKVAAPMIPFMTEEIYLNIVAGIDKTAPESIHLCDFPVANEAYIDKELEANMDEVLRIVVVGRACRNAANIKNRQPIGKMYVKAEAELSDFYKEIIEDELNVKEVEFTNDVRAYSSYSFKPQLKTVGPKYGRLLGKIKQALSEVDGNTAMDELNEKGQLTFDFDGETVELTKDDLLIEIAQTEGFESGNDGDITVVLDTNLTPELIEEGFMREIISKIQTMRKEAGFEVMDKITVYSDGNDKIAELISKNEDTVKNDVLATEIVTGKIEGYSKEWNINGENVTFGVKKNQ; via the coding sequence ATGTACGAAAAAGTATCTACTGACCTTAACCTGGTTCAGAGAGAAAAACAGGTTGAAAAGTTCTGGAAAGACCACGATATTTTTAAAAAAAGCATGAAATTAAGAGAAGGATGTCCAACATATACATTCTATGACGGACCACCAACAGCTAACGGTAAGCCTCATATCGGACACGTTCTTACCCGTGTAATCAAGGATATGATTCCGCGATACAGAACAATGAAAGGCTATATGGTTCCTCGTAAGGCAGGATGGGATACACACGGACTCCCTGTTGAACTTGAAGTTGAGAAAATGCTTGGACTTGACGGTAAGGAACAGATTGAAAAGTATGGTCTTGAACCGTTTATCGAGCATTGCAAGGAAAGTGTATGGAAATACAAAGGAATGTGGGAAGATTTTTCAGGTACAGTCGGATTCTGGGCTGACATGGATAACCCATATGTAACATACCACAATGATTTCATCGAATCAGAATGGTGGGCACTGAAAGAAATATGGAATAAGAAACTTTTATACAAGGGATTTAAGATTGTCCCATATTGTCCAAGATGCGGAACTCCTCTTTCATCACATGAGGTAGCCCAGGGATATAAGGCAGTGAAAGAACGTTCCGCAGTTGTACGTTTTAAGGTTGTAGGTGAGGACGCATATTTCCTTGCATGGACAACAACACCTTGGACATTGCCAAGCAACGTGGCACTTTGCGTTAATCCTGACGAGACATACTGTAAGGTCAAGGCAGCAGACGGACGCACATATTATATGGCAGAAGCACTTCTTGACAAGGTCCTTTCAGGAATTGAGAGAGAAGAAGGAACTCCTGCTTACGAAGTTCTTGAGACATATAAAGGAAAAGATCTTGAATATAAAGAATATGAACCTCTTTACGCATGTGCCGGAGAAGCGGCTGCAAAGCAGCACAAGAAGGGACATTTTGTTACATGTGATACTTATGTAACTATGTCAGACGGTACAGGTATCGTTCATATTGCACCTGCATTCGGTGAAGACGATGCAAAGGTGGGACGTAAATATGACCTTCCTTTTGTACAGTTTGTAAATGGCAAGGGTGAATTAACGGAAGAGACTCCTTATGCCGGACTTTTCGTTAAGAAAGCAGACCCTGAAGTGTTAAAAGATCTTGATGCCGAGGGCAAGCTTTTTGATGCACCTAAGTTTGAACATGATTATCCATTCTGCTGGAGATGTGACACCCCTCTTATCTACTATGCAAGAGAATCATGGTTTATTAAGATGACAGCAGTTAAGGATGACCTTATCCGTAACAATAATACAATTAACTGGATTCCTGAGACTATCGGAACAGGACGTTTCGGAGCATGGCTTGAAAACGTACAGGACTGGGGTATCAGCCGTAACAGATATTGGGGCACACCTCTTAATATCTGGCAGTGTGACAAGTGCGGTAAGATGCATTCAATCGGAAGTATTGCAGAGCTTAAAGAACTTTCCGATAACTGCCCTGATGATATTGAGCTTCACAGACCATACATTGATGCAGTTACTTTCCCATGTGAATGTGGCGGCACAATGAAGAGAGTTCCTGAAGTAATTGACTGCTGGTTCGATTCGGGTGCAATGCCATTCGCACAGCATCATTATCCATTTGAAAACAAGGATCTTTTTGAAGCACAGTTCCCTGCAGACTTTATTTCAGAAGCTGTTGACCAGACAAGAGGATGGTTCTATTCATTACTTGCGGAATCAACACTTTTATTTAACAAAGCACCTTACAGGAATGTAATCGTTCTCGGACATGTACAGGATGAGAACGGACAGAAGATGAGTAAGTCAAAGGGTAATGCGGTAGATCCGTTTGATGCTTTACAGACTCACGGAGCAGATGCGATAAGATGGTATTTCTATTCTAATTCGGCACCATGGCTTCCTAACCGTTTCTACGACAAAGCAGTTACGGAAGGACAGAGAAAGTTCCTCGGAACAATCTGGAATACTTACGCATTTTTCGTACTTTATGCGAATATCGATAATTTTGACGCAACAAAATATAAGCTTGAATATGATAAATTATCTGTAATGGATAAGTGGATTCTTTCAAAGGTTAATTCACTTGTTAAATCAGTTGATGCCTATCTTAATGATTACAAGATTCCTGAAACAACAAGAGTTCTTGAAGAGTTCGTTGATGACCTTAGTAACTGGTATGTAAGACGTTCAAGAGAAAGATTCTGGGCAAAAGGAATGGAACAGGATAAAATCAATGCCTACATGACATTATATACATCCCTTGTAACACTTTGTAAGGTTGCCGCACCAATGATTCCTTTTATGACGGAAGAGATTTATCTCAACATCGTTGCCGGAATAGATAAGACAGCACCGGAAAGCATACATCTTTGTGATTTCCCTGTTGCCAACGAAGCATATATAGACAAAGAACTTGAAGCCAATATGGATGAAGTTTTACGAATCGTTGTTGTGGGAAGAGCATGTCGTAACGCAGCTAACATTAAGAACAGACAGCCTATAGGTAAGATGTACGTTAAGGCTGAAGCAGAACTTTCCGATTTCTACAAGGAAATCATTGAAGACGAACTTAATGTCAAAGAAGTGGAGTTTACAAATGATGTAAGAGCCTACAGCTCATACAGCTTCAAACCACAGCTTAAGACAGTAGGACCTAAGTATGGCAGACTCCTTGGAAAAATTAAGCAGGCATTATCGGAAGTTGACGGAAATACTGCGATGGATGAATTAAATGAAAAAGGACAGCTTACATTTGATTTTGACGGTGAGACAGTTGAACTTACAAAAGATGATTTATTAATTGAAATTGCACAGACAGAAGGCTTTGAGTCAGGTAATGACGGAGATATAACAGTTGTACTTGATACCAATCTTACGCCTGAACTCATTGAGGAAGGATTTATGAGAGAAATTATAAGCAAGATCCAGACAATGAGAAAAGAAGCAGGATTTGAAGTCATGGATAAGATAACTGTATATTCCGACGGAAACGACAAGATTGCAGAGCTTATTTCAAAGAATGAAGACACGGTTAAAAATGATGTACTTGCTACGGAAATTGTCACAGGTAAAATTGAAGGCTATTCTAAAGAGTGGAATATCAATGGAGAGAATGTAACTTTCGGTGTTAAAAAGAATCAGTAA